tcgtacgcaattatccgaagatctagatacaatttgactatgatatctacatgaaaagtgaattactttttctgtaaatttcaaatatgtaaagctttaatcTCAGAAGTTaatatattttatcatacaaggctgttttcatgcaagtgctgtataaatccactttttcactaaatcgtgcatatcttaagttatacataagcaaacaacatgatatcctagtgtaacctgagtgtttttaaattacctatccaatggtattaatttcacaatccaattcatggtctatcaaacccagaatttccgatcaatcacaaaaacacaacgttaatttcaattggtcataacttgatcatccggaaacgaaatcaagtgattccaaagcctaaagttaatagtttttcgaaagctaATCATCTAAAAATGTTATAAGATCAGATCAAAAGTCAACTCTTATCAGATCCTAGAGAATAAAATTCATTTTTCATGTAAACAACATGAATTGATCAAATTAAAGACACCAATCAACAATAACGCGTAtacacttgagcaattgacaacataaactatgaaacatcaataaaatcagatttttaataatttgggtttgagagattttaccactaatcaagcaattacttgtatctacgcgtagaggagaacgagaggaacacgAATCCGCAAGTGATTTAACGATCAAGCAATTGTGTGATGTTTAATTTGGGATTGAAGATGGTGATGATATGATGAAGATGGGGCTGAATGAGAGGGAAAAAAATGGAACATGTTCTCTTATTATTTAGAATTTAAGGGAATGTAGTTAGTTGCCTAaaaactaaaagtcaacaaacatgtgcctaaactaatagtcaacatgcattggctactcatgggaccaaggatgatgaggtatgaggtcatggccatgtggcctcgggctcgggtctcgggctcgttttgtgtaaaagctcgttcgcgcgtggttcgtttcgagtgccattaaccgtaccgaatctccggaacgttaactagtcgttgaaacaaaatcaccgtgtttaattcattaagtaaataataaattaaatttctttcataagttcaataattattaaaaataattattctatcgtttttcggagttccgttaactgaaaagttttctaggcgattaactttaatcgtatcgtttctagtttaattcgtcaaccgaattaagttcactaattaatataacatattaattcaagtaatccactaaggatcaagtacgcatttaattactttaaatacgaaaaagtttcacgtagccactgttaactattctggaaaaaaaattggcatatgaaaattgtatgatttaactaacgatcgtcaagtatttaacggaagttttaacggaaaaactcgggttgttacaataattattattattattattattattattattattattattattattattattattattattattattattatataatataatattataaaataataacatAATACTCCGTGATATCTATATTGAAAAAGTGAGTCAACATAATATTAATCAAACCTCAAATAGATATGTTAGTCACCGAGATTGTGTTAGTCACCGAGATTGAGGGTTACATTAGTAAATTTAAATGAGCATACCAAAGATCTAAAAGTGCGTTTTGTTTGTAGTAACCCATACCATACTGTTTGAAAATTGTGATTTCAAGAGAATAAAACGTGAATAATCGATTTCTAAATTTATTTTACCAAACACTATAAAGTAATTATTTGCATTTTTAAATCGCAATAATCAAAAAATCACCTCCAAATCGCAATCTCAAACACCCTCTAAATTCAAAAAAAAGAAAGTGTATGTTTGGCACTTTAGCATTGACACCCTGACCTTGTGTTTCTTTTGGAAACCCACCAGACTCACTCGAAAGAGTCGGATGCCAGAAAATTACCTCCACCGGGTCCCCACACATGTGAGAGGAACCATCATCATACTTACTGCCACAAGAGTTGTAAATACTTGTCGCGAGTGTGGATTGAACATgcacctattttaaattcaaagtttTCACATGACTTGTCTCAGCTTCAAAGGTACCGGATATCACTGAGTTACTACTACATTGGTGATACATTGGTGATAGTAGTCAAATAAGATAAGGGGGGAGTGAAGATAGATGATAATGGAAGGTCAAATAATGATAAGGGTGAAATATTGTAGATTTAAAAGAAAAAGTGGACTTGTTGAAAATAAGTGAATGTATCAAAAAACCAAGAGAAATTACCATCACCATTTTGGTAATCAGATTGTGTCACTAAGAAACTTAGTAGAAATTTTTAATTGTATAAATTCCATTAAAACCTCCCAACTTTGAATGTTGAATATTTTTTGTGGTAGAAAAGAAGTCCAAAAAAGTACTCTTTTCAAGTCTCAACTTAATCTTGACCACAATGAATGCACATTTTCTATGGTACTCCAAATCATATTGACAACAAAGAAAACCTGTCATCTAGTTAAAAAGCACTCCGTTTATGCAATGATTAGAAAACTCACACGCAATAACCAAGCAAAAATATTCAATAAGTAGGGAAAGTTGTTTCTAAGAATGTACAACACGTATTCTTTTGTCAAAAAGAATCACTAAATCGGACTATATGTAGCACACCAAAGACAAAACTGAAATAATAGCAAGTGTAAAGCAAATGACAAACAAAAAATGACAAAGCTAGCTCCCATCAGCGTAGTAAGAACACCAAGTTCATGATCACCGCACCCATGCTACCGAATCAATCTCATCCCTTGATACCTTGTATAACTCGAGTCTTTTTGCAATATCTTGTCTCTTTGACATCAAACTTGGATCTTCGTCAAGTAAATCTGATAGTTGTTTAGCCTGAAAAACATTTAAACAATGCTTAATACATTTAAAAATACAATTATTACTGTAACCTTCTGATTGCTAGATAATAATATATGACATCCTTATCCTACACATTGTACTACCTTATAAAAGAAGGATTTTTCTGTGTTTAAGGGAGATACAATAAATGCTATTAAAACTGAAATAACAGTGTATAGAAGATTTAAACAAAATGTAATTCAGCCCACCCCAGAGCAAAACGAATATAAGACCCCTATCGACCCATTAACCAACCCGCCCCTTTTGCCAACTCTATTTAGTGACAAGGTGTGTGGCTTCCTAGTCTAATGTTACTTTTTTCACCATTTCCGTTAACTACATCTGCCTACTGGATTAAAATCATGAACTTGAATGGCATGAACAAATTATCACAAGAAACTAAATAAAGATATCATAAATGTAGAGCAAGTGTTACCTCCTTCCTTCCAATTTGTGTGTAGAAATAGTTTAGCAGATTTTGCTTGGCTTCTTTAACTTGACATAAAACGACTGCTTTTGGGATAGTGCTTTTAATAGTGTCAGACACCATACCGATATAAGATGATACATTTGAACCGATCCTCCTGAAATGAGCGTCTCCATAACGATCCCCTAACAGATCGGTTGGATTTCCACGGTCCCCACCAGGGATACCGCGGTCCCCACCGGGGACACCACGGTCTGGTTGAGGGTTTCTACGATCTGCAGATGAGGTTCGCCGGTCACCTGGTGGGGGAACACCAGTGGGACCTACTCTCTCAACTTCTTGGGGAAGTTTCCGGAAGAAATCCACAGTTAAGTATGAAGACTCCATTTCCACTAACCGTGTAACTGTTTTTTTACTTTCATCGCGGAATTTTTCTAATGATTCTCCAGCTGCAGCAGCTAGGGCAGATTGCAGAGTTGGAAACCGCCTCAATTCCTGTTATAGCCAAATAATTAGAAACATGACATATTACCAAGAGGCAGCACTCTTATGTGCGTTTTCATATGTATCATGTGATTTTCATAAACAAATCAGATAACCGGCTATAATAATATTAAGTGTTTATGTTCAGGTTTAGTTTGTtctaatcatttataaaagtaaaaATTAATATAGATGACCAAAAGAAGAAATTTTTTAAAGCTGATCCAACGTTAGTGAGAAGAGAGTAGCAATCTCCCAAATTAGGTTTATAAGCACTCTTTGATACTTAATTTTGTCACAGGTAGTAATCTAGTATGAACCAAATTGTTTAGGGCCGTAATAATCACATAATTAGAAACATAagattttcataaaaaaatacacTAAAGAACTGATCACTTGTACCTTATAGTCATAAGGATTAATAAAGTCAGTTTCAAAACACGAAAAACAGAAAACTTACCAACAAGATTCAACATCAAAAAACTCTATAGTATGACTTGTAGTCGTGAAACTTTCAAAACACATATCCAAACACCCATTTACAAGAAAACAGACCATGGAAAGAAAAACAAGTTTTTAAATCTGACCTCGGTTTCTCCAATTGACTTCCTGACAAGTTCTTTAAGCACAAAATGTACCTGCAAAACATACTCCGCGTAAATCATATGATTCAacgtcaacattattattattataacatcttAAAATTGACAGCACAATAAAAAAAAATGCTTACTGCATCAACTGAAGCTTCGGCTGGCCCCTTAAAATAAGTTAATGAACCTTCAATAAGACGTCGATAACCCTGTTCGGGAGCAATTAAATGTGGTTGGTAACCATCTGCTTCTGAAACGATTTTCCTCACGTTCTGCAAAGAAAGATGCTTATCGAATGGAAGTTTCCTCAACGCAGCAGGAAGCTGGTTGTCAAACACTCCATATATTCTGTCACCTCCAGGCCGCCTGATATATATTCAATTatttaaaaacttatatatattaaaaaaaaatattgtatACAGTAATGATATTAAATATGAGAAAGGATAATTATAAAAACAATTGTACAAATGTTAATCCAAAAATTTGTTGCATAACCCAACTTAAGAGGTTATATATAGCTGAGCAcactttaaaaaaaattaaacctTTTGGCATGTTCTTTATTGCTAGAGTTCTATTATAACTGTTTAACCCATCAAAATCAAATGACCTAAACTGACCCATTCTTAGAAATTTCTTCTAATCAAAACTTGAAGGTCAATAACAATTCTTACCCTCCATCTAAATGTTCCTTAAAGATTTTGTCAAAAGCACGACAAAGTTCCAAAATGGTATACAGTTGAGCCTGAAAGAGAGCACTTAAGCAAATTAGATAGAATTATGTCACATTTAAAGAGACATCCAAAAAAATACGATATACTTACTCCCGCATCAACTGCAATTGGCCTCCCAAGACGGTCCAACTCTGCTTCCATCTCATCAATACCTTTGTTTATCAAAGAAATGATACCCGGTATTTTTGCTTTGATTACAGTTTCCAAATGCTGTGTACAGAAGCATCATATAACTATAGTACTAAAGAGTCGTGATAACTATAGTACTAAAGACTAAATGTCACGAGTGTATATTGTAGAAAAACAGAGAATATGTATACAGCATACCTGCGATAGAAGCTTAGCCAAATACTCTGAACCCATTTTATTGGCCAAATGACCATAGTCAGGACTTGTAGCAAAATACTCCCGCTCCCTTCGTCTTGCATACATCATATCAGTATTTTTATTGATATCAGCTTGTGATCGATTCACAATCCCCACCCAAGGATGTTGCAGACGATAAGATCTGCCTTCAAGAACCTTTGAGAGAATAGCATTTATTATCAGAATTGGGTGAGAGGAAACCATTGAAGTTATAATATCTAAGAGTAAATTAGATATGAGACATGTTTTGTCTCCAAAAAGTCATATgggtaacaataaaaaaaaatcgCTAACAAGAAAACTAATTGAATAGGTAGATAGTCACCCAACATATATTTTTAAGGCATAAGACCTCCAAAATGATATTATCAATAAACTGGATTATGATTAAAATGATACAAATTCCTAATCAGCAAATACACTGTTACACTATTATGACAACATAAACATTTTTGAACAGCAAGTATTTAGACTCCATCCCAGCCTGTTTTGAGCCCTCACCCAACCCACCCATTCTGCCACCTCAGATACACAGACAGAAAAAAGAAGATAAATAAAATCTCACATCCAAAGCATTAGTTCCTTTGTCCATCAGATCAAGCTTTGTCACAACCCCAAATGTCCGTTCACCTAGTGATGTTGAGAAAAACTTTGAGATCAAAAAAGAGATTACTAAAAAATCATGAAAGAAAACATTTCCTTTGATGATGAAGTGAATATACCTAATGGATCGACCTCCTTAGCAAGTTTAATTGCATCAGATGTGGCAATATCTTGGTTGGCAGGAGATATTGCTAGTATGATGGAGTTGGGCTGAAAAAGACCATGCAATCAATATTAATCATTTAATTATGAGAATTATAACGAGCAtgcagaagaagaaaaaaagatggAACGCGGAAGATAATTACTTGTCCCTTAGCAAAGGTTGCTATAGGCTACTACTATGTTTGTCACCAATAAAAACGTGGTTCCCAACAACAATAGTGTGCCCCAAGTTTACAGTTAAAGACATCAATTAAAGTAACATAGTTTAAAAAAACATCTGATCTTGATTCTGACTTCAAAGTGTTAATGAGCATATCTACAAATAAAAAGGCTCTTAATTATGACTGCCAAATATCAAACAAACCATTACCGCTAATCCAATCCACTATTCATTGTCTTGAAACATTTGAGAAAAAGTAAATTCATGTAATTAGTTTCCTAATACCCTATCCTATTTTGCTAAATGTCCCAAAAAGAAAAATTTATATCATAACGCAACATTTCATCAGAGCGCCAATGTAAAAAACAAAAAAGAAGAAGCAAGAAACACACTAAATTGGCTACTACTATATTGTGGTAAATAAGTACCACAACAAATATGTATGAGCATACATACTTAAAGTGAAGAACCAATTATACTTGTCAATGTTGATTAACGAGATCTAATATAGCAATACCTTCTCAACGTAAAGCCGGACCATATTTTCGATATCTTCAACTATAGTTTCGGACTGTCCCTCTGCAAGGAAATTGGTTCTTTATATTAATAGAAGCTCCATTCAAAAGGAGAGTGATAATGAGAAGTT
The window above is part of the Rutidosis leptorrhynchoides isolate AG116_Rl617_1_P2 chromosome 1, CSIRO_AGI_Rlap_v1, whole genome shotgun sequence genome. Proteins encoded here:
- the LOC139874984 gene encoding phragmoplastin DRP1E-like, yielding MTATMGSLIGLVNRIQRACTALGDYGGGDSTFASLWDALPSVAVVGGQSSGKSSVLESIVGRDFLPRGSGIVTRRPLVLQLHKTEGRSEEYAEFGHLPRKRFTDFALVRKEIADETDRITGKTKQISPIPIHLSIYSPDVVNLTLIDLPGLTKVAVEGQSETIVEDIENMVRLYVEKPNSIILAISPANQDIATSDAIKLAKEVDPLGERTFGVVTKLDLMDKGTNALDVLEGRSYRLQHPWVGIVNRSQADINKNTDMMYARRREREYFATSPDYGHLANKMGSEYLAKLLSQHLETVIKAKIPGIISLINKGIDEMEAELDRLGRPIAVDAGAQLYTILELCRAFDKIFKEHLDGGRPGGDRIYGVFDNQLPAALRKLPFDKHLSLQNVRKIVSEADGYQPHLIAPEQGYRRLIEGSLTYFKGPAEASVDAVHFVLKELVRKSIGETEELRRFPTLQSALAAAAGESLEKFRDESKKTVTRLVEMESSYLTVDFFRKLPQEVERVGPTGVPPPGDRRTSSADRRNPQPDRGVPGGDRGIPGGDRGNPTDLLGDRYGDAHFRRIGSNVSSYIGMVSDTIKSTIPKAVVLCQVKEAKQNLLNYFYTQIGRKEAKQLSDLLDEDPSLMSKRQDIAKRLELYKVSRDEIDSVAWVR